The following proteins are encoded in a genomic region of Gossypium hirsutum isolate 1008001.06 chromosome D05, Gossypium_hirsutum_v2.1, whole genome shotgun sequence:
- the LOC107906366 gene encoding RNA pseudouridine synthase 3, mitochondrial: protein MQKNRLGHHLLSLARHYSRVAPPPPAYADPVIRVSNNVAYLGSPKQGPKPRQLLSLPPFPGHHLPGKNSATGRVTAISWLKYYFDEISDSAIQSHFNKGLVEIESSNPNAADSFIERDGQMKSLRKIKHNEVMEVGARVWVPVSIAETRVSKRFDCIPSGTLHPNADEIDYLRRLVKYKDYAILVLNKPPKLPVKGSLPVHNSMDALAAAALSYDYDEGPKLVHRLDRESSGLLLMGRTKESINHLHWLFNDINPAKSSCKAWNDACDAKFQRYWALVIGTPKENEGLIRSPLSKILLHDGKTERVILAQNVGLEPSQEAVTEYRVLGPMINGCSWVELRPLTSRKHQLRVHCAEALGTPIVGDYKYGWFVHRKWKQMPRVDIEQRTGKPYKLRRPEGLDVQKGSVLSKVPLLHLHCRELVLPNIAKFLPLLSNNAETLSPGLSGKPDLLRFVASMPKHMKISWNLMSSYLV, encoded by the exons ATGCAGAAGAATAGGCTCGGCCACCATCTTTTATCTCTAGCGAGACACTACTCCAGAGTGGCTCCGCCTCCACCTGCGTATGCCGACCCAGTCATCCGTGTCTCTAATAACGTGGCTTACTTGGGCAGTCCTAAACAGGGTCCAAAGCCACGCCAACTCCTTTCCTTGCCCCCTTTCCCTGGTCATCATTTGCCCGGAAAGAACTCTGCTACTGGTCGTGTCACTGCTATCAGCTGGCTCAAATATTACTTTGATGAAATTTCAGACTCCGCCATTCAGTCCCATTTTAACAAGGGCCTC GTTGAGATCGAATCCTCAAATCCTAATGCAGCCGATTCTTTCATAGAAAGGGATGGGCAAATGAAATCCTTGAGAAAG ATCAAGCATAATGAGGTGATGGAAGTAGGGGCAAGAGTTTGGGTACCTGTATCCATTGCGGAGACTCGAGTTTCCAAGAGATTTGACTGTATACCGAGTGGGACTCTTCATCCTAATGCTGATGAGATTGACTATTTGCGAAGGCTTGTCAAGTACAAG GACTATGCTATACTTGTACTAAATAAACCCCCCAAGCTGCCAGTAAAG GGAAGTCTGCCTGTGCATAACAGCATGGATGCATTAGCAGCGGCAGCTTTGTCTTATGACTATGACGAGGGTCCTAAACTG GTGCATAGGCTTGATAGAGAAAGCAGTGGTCTCCTCTTAATGGGAAGAACTAAAGAAAGTATAAATCATCTTCATTGGCTGTTCAATGACATAAATCCAGCAAAGTCCTCATGTAAG GCTTGGAATGATGCTTGTGATGCAAAGTTTCAGCGCTATTGGGCATTGGTGATAGGCACTCCAAAGGAGAATGAAGGCTTAATTCGTTCTCCTCTTTCAAAG ATTCTTCTTCATGATGGTAAGACTGAGAGGGTCATCTTGGCTCAAAATGTGGGTTTAGAACCTTCTCAAGAGGCTGTGACTGAATATCGGGTATTAGGTCCTATGATAAATGGATGCTCGTGGGTTGAACTGCGCCCACTTACTAGCAGGAAGCACCAG CTCCGTGTCCACTGTGCAGAAGCTCTAGGGACTCCTATAGTTGGTGACTATAAGTATGGCTGGTTTGTTCACCGGAAGTGGAAGCAGATGCCTCGAGTTGATATTGAGCAGAGGACGGGGAAACCGTACAAGTTACGAAGGCCAGAAGGTCTGGATGTTCAGAAAGGAAGTGTATTGTCCAAGGTTCCCTTGTTGCATCTGCATTGCAGGGAGCTTGTACTTCCAAATATTGCAAAGTTCCTTCCACTGTTGAGTAATAATGCAGAAACCCTGTCTCCTGGACTAAGTGGCAAGCCTGATCTCCTGCGCTTTGTAGCATCAATGCCTAAACACATGAAAATTAGTTGGAACTTGATGTCATCCTATTTAGTTTAA
- the LOC107906367 gene encoding tyrosine--tRNA ligase 1, cytoplasmic, translating to MADQSPADQTPPFSGMQSLSVDSQPPSSSSTPQMSLEEKFKIIRSVGEECIQEDELLNLLNHKPEPICYDGFEPSGRMHIAQGVMKAINVNKLTSAGCRVKIWIADWFAQLNNKMGGDLKKIKVVGQYLIEIWKAVGMDLNEKVEFLWSSDEINSRASEYWPLVMDIARRNKLPRIMRCCQIMGRSEQDELSAAQILYPCMQCADIFFLKADICQLGMDQRKVNVLAREYCDDIKRKNKPIILSHHMLPGLQQGQEKMSKSDPSSSIFMEDEEAEVNVKIKKAYCPPKIVEGNPCLEYIKYIIFPWFNEFRVERNADNGGDKTYKDFEELVSDYESGGLHPGDLKPALSKALNKILQPVRDHFNKDAKAKDLLKRVKSYRVTK from the exons ATGGCGGACCAATCTCCTGCGGATCAGACCCCACCGTTCTCCGGCATGCAGTCTCTCTCCGTCGATTCTCAACCTCCCTCCTCCTCTTCAACTCCACA GATGAGTTTAGAAGAAAAGTTTAAGATTATAAGAAGTGTAGGGGAAGAATGTATTCAAGAGGATGAACTGCTAAATCTTCTAAATCACAAACCTGAACCCATTTGCTATGATGGCTTCGAGCCTTCTGGCAGAATGCACATTGCTCAG GGAGTTATGAAGGCAATAAATGTTAACAAACTGACCTCCGCTGGGTGTAGAGTAAAAATCTGGATTGCAGATTGGTTTGCACAGCTAAACAATAAAATGGGTGGTGACTTGAAGAAAATCAAAGTAGTTGGACAGTATTTGATTGAAATCTGGAAGGCAGTTGGCATGGACCTGAATGAAAAGGTTGAATTCTTGTGGTCTTCAGATGAAATTAACTCCAGGGCATCAGAGTATTGGCCACTTGTGATGGATATAGCTCGCAGAAACAAGCTGCCCAGGATAATGAG GTGTTGTCAAATTATGGGCCGTAGTGAGCAAGATGAGTTGTCAGCTGCCCAAATTCTTTACCCATGCATGCAGTGTGCTGACATATTTTTCCTCAAG GCGGACATTTGCCAGTTAGGCATGGATCAAAGGAAGGTTAATGTGCTTGCAAGAGAGTACTGTGATGACATTAAGAGGAAAAACAAACCAATTATTTTGTCTCATC ATATGCTTCCTGGTCTCCAGCAAGGACAGGAGAAAATGTCCAAAAGTGatccatcatcatcaatcttcaTGGAAGATGAGGAG GCAGAAGTgaatgtgaaaataaaaaaggCATACTGCCCCCCTAAAATTGTTGAGGGCAATCCGTGTTTGGAATACATCAAGTACATCATATTCCCATGGTTTAATGAGTTCAGGGTGGAGCGCAATGCAGACAATGGTGGTGACAA GACTTACAAGGATTTTGAGGAGCTTGTTTCTGACTATGAGAGTGGAGGGTTGCATCCTGGCGATTTGAAACCTGCTCTTTCTAAAGCTTTAAACAAGATACTACAG CCGGTTCGTGATCACTTCAACAAGGATGCTAAGGCCAAAGATCTGCTCAAACGGGTTAAG AGCTACCGTGTCACCAAGTGA
- the LOC107906368 gene encoding uncharacterized protein, translated as MEQPAAPNAVPQKVSDRDSSSKAKRKIPTPQELISHYQNQGLDPQEASIKVIEDLQNVVMRVVSSNSKPKKDKFLIETSRKIDSVNTRLAVVDMKLDSKPGYLETFAIGVASGAAFNGICSVLPHVFEGFAQIWSSVRTATKPSSSP; from the coding sequence ATGGAACAACCTGCGGCACCAAATGCTGTACCTCAAAAAGTTAGTGACAGAGACAGCAGCAGCAAAGCGAAGAGAAAAATCCCAACACCCCAGGAGCTGATATCCCATTACCAAAACCAAGGCCTCGATCCCCAAGAAGCTTCCATCAAAGTCATTGAGGATCTTCAAAACGTGGTGATGAGGGTCGTCTCCTCCAACTCCAAACCCAAGAAAGACAAGTTCTTGATCGAAACTTCCAGAAAGATTGACAGTGTCAACACCAGGCTTGCTGTTGTTGACATGAAGCTCGACTCCAAGCCTGGTTATTTGGAGACTTTTGCAATTGGGGTTGCTTCTGGTGCTGCTTTTAATGGAATTTGCAGTGTTCTGCCTCATGTTTTTGAGGGTTTCGCTCAGATTTGGTCTTCTGTTAGGACTGCTACcaagccttcttcttctccttaa
- the LOC107902750 gene encoding U-box domain-containing protein 52, whose amino-acid sequence MWHPKGHSTVSKKGGGGGNGLVAVAIDKDKGSLHAFRWAVEQLLSKSQTVVLIHVNKPSAGVNGASNGHVSEPGTNKQMKDKLSRELFLTFHCFCTRKDIRSLDIILEGSDIVKALTEYVSYAAIEKLVLGAPSRSGFMRKFRADIPTCVLKTSPDFCTVYVVSKGKVSSVRNAVRSVPFASPLLDQIKKPESVSPGYSLSKISQNSATSQGKGADGRSMTKPRISTDSNARSPIYGPRASLQKMFGDLPESDTDISFVSSDRASTDRSSSSFFDSFLDSRRLSNSTEQSLGSMRLGMRWPDRSSPHESLSGYDSGRSSCSSQHPDEVEVEMRRLRQELKQTMDLYGNACREALTAKQQAMELKQTQNQDRKKLEEVRQAEEAATSAVEKEKARCQAAIEAALAAQKEAELKGRTVAGGEILRETAEMKRMLEILSQGNVKYRRYTIEEVEEATNNFALSRKIGEGGYGPVFKCNLDHTPVAVKVLRPDAAQGRLQFLQEIEVLSSMRHPNMVLLLGACPEYGILVYEYMGRGSLDDCLFRKGNHHQALSWQHRFRIAAEIGTGLLFLHQRKPEPIVHRDLKPGNILLDQNYVSKISDVGLAKLVPQAAENMTQCCVTSAAGTFCYIDPEYQQTGMLGVKSDLYSLGIILLQLITARPPMGLAHYVEQAIERGTFHEMLDPLVPDWPAEETLSLAKLALRCAELRRRDRPDLGKDVLPELCRLREIAEEKMTGSFYAASPM is encoded by the exons ATGTGGCATCCAAAGGGACATAGTACAGTATCAAAGAAAGGGGGTGGTGGTGGCAATGGGCTGGTAGCGGTAGCCATTGATAAGGACAAAGGGAGTCTACATGCTTTCAGATGGGCCGTTGAGCAGCTTCTTTCCAAAAGCCAAACTGTTGTTCTTATTCATGTTAATAAACCATCAGCCGGTGTTAATGGAGCAA GTAATGGTCATGTTAGCGAACCCGGCACCAACAAGCAGATGAAGGATAAGCTATCTAGGGAACTGTTCCTCACCTTCCATTGTTTTTGTACTCGAAAAGAC ATACGTTCTCTTGATATCATACTTGAAGGTTCAGATATTGTAAAAGCATTGACGGAATATGTTTCTTACGCTGCAATTGAGAAATTGGTTCTTGGTGCCCCTTCTCGAAGTGGATTTATGAG AAAATTCAGGGCCGACATACCGACCTGTGTATTGAAAACTTCACCGGACTTCTGCACTGTATATGTCGTTTCCAAAGGAAAGGTCTCTTCAGTACGAAACGCGGTTCGTTCAGTGCCGTTTGCCTCCCCATTACTTGATCAAATTAAGAAACCTGAGAGCGTTAGCCCTGGCTATTCTTTGAGCAAGATCTCCCAGAATAGTGCTACTAGTCAAGGAAAAGGAG CTGATGGTAGGTCAATGACCAAGCCTCGGATTTCAACCGACAGCAATGCCAG GTCACCGATCTACGGCCCAAGAGCCAGTCTTCAGAAAATGTTTGGGGACTTACCAGAATCGGATACTGATATATCATTTGTCAGCTCAGACAGAGCAAGCACTGACCGTAGCTCTTCTTCGTTCTTCGATTCATTCCTTGATTCTAGGCGATTATCAAACAGCACGGAACAGAGCTTAGGATCAATGCGTTTAGGAATGAGGTGGCCTGACCGTAGTTCTCCACATGAGTCCTTATCAGGATACGATAGTGGAAGGTCATCTTGTTCATCTCAGCATCCG GACGAAGTCGAAGTTGAAATGAGGAGACTAAGGCAAGAATTGAAGCAAACAATGGACTTATATGGTAATGCATGCAGAGAAGCACTTACAGCAAAGCAACAG GCAATGGAGCTGAAACAAACCCAAAATCAAGATCGAAAAAAATTGGAAGAGGTACGACAAGCGGAGGAAGCTGCAACGTCAGCTGTAGAGAAGGAGAAAGCCAGGTGCCAGGCAGCCATAGAAGCAGCTTTAGCAGCACAGAAAGAGGCAGAATTGAAAGGAAGAACTGTTGCAGGAGGGGAAATACTAAGAGAAACAGCGGAAATGAAGAGGATGTTGGAGATTCTATCCCAAGGTAATGTCAAATACAGAAGATACACCATTGAGGAAGTTGAAGAAGCAACAAATAACTTTGCCCTTTCTCGAAAGATCGGAGAAGGAGGTTATGGTCCTGTCTTTAAGTGTAACCTCGATCATACACCGGTAGCGGTTAAAGTTTTACGTCCAGATGCTGCACAAGGGAGATTACAGTTCCTGCAGGAG ATTGAAGTGCTGAGCAGCATGCGCCATCCCAACATGGTACTACTTCTAGGAGCTTGCCCAGAGTATGGGATCCTAGTGTATGAGTACATGGGTAGGGGAAGCTTAGATGATTGTCTATTTAGGAAAGGGAACCACCACCAAGCACTGTCTTGGCAACACAGGTTCCGAATAGCTGCAGAGATTGGAACAGGCCTGCTTTTTCTCCATCAGAGAAAACCAGAACCAATTGTGCACCGTGACCTGAAACCAGGCAACATATTGCTGGATCAAAACTACGTTAGCAAGATCAGTGATGTTGGGTTGGCGAAGCTAGTTCCTCAAGCTGCAGAGAACATGACACAGTGCTGCGTAACATCAGCAGCAGGAACATTTTGCTATATAGACCCGGAATATCAACAAACAGGTATGCTGGGGGTAAAATCCGATTTATATTCCTTAGGGATCATACTCCTTCAACTAATAACAGCCAGGCCACCAATGGGGTTGGCTCACTACGTGGAGCAAGCAATCGAGAGAGGCACGTTTCATGAGATGCTGGACCCTTTGGTACCCGACTGGCCAGCTGAAGAAACCTTGTCACTGGCGAAACTAGCACTTCGATGTGCGGAACTGAGACGGCGAGACAGGCCGGATCTGGGGAAGGATGTGTTACCAGAACTCTGTCGACTGAGAGAGATTGCTGAAGAGAAGATGACCGGTTCCTTTTATGCTGCTTCCCCTATGTAA
- the LOC107906369 gene encoding pollen receptor-like kinase 4, translated as MVMGTHIARLVRMPNPSLFLALVLFLSLVHYTCGAGGDTETESLLTFKDSLTISSSLNNWNASVPPCIGDIGNWVGVLCHDSKVIGLQLENMGLAGTVNIESLGALHELRSLSLMNNNFDGKLRDVKNLSMLKALYLSNNRFSGEISDEEFQGMLSLKRVFLANNAFTGKVPKSVTTLPKLAILKLEGNQFSGVIPEFYGKELKVVNLANNQFEGPIPESLSKMSANMFSGNKNLCGPPLKACGMSPPPSSPPSPSGPPHSPPVPTVKKSSTALTIALIVVSVVLLAIIALLVFCLVRRRGRSISSEEEAFVNESTKPPASDEGEKKVPETSTTIHVKRSELIFLNEDVQRFDLQDLLRASAEILGSGNFGASYKAIIGKGEAVVVKNYKQMNNVGREDFHEHMRRLGRLSHQNLLPVLAYYYRKEEKLLVSKFVVDGSLASHLHANRSEEKPGLDWQTRLKIIRGVVKGLAYLYNELPTLVVPHGHLKSSNVLLDMNFEPLLCDYALRSVINQEQAHSLMTAYKSPEYAMNGRISRKTDVWCLGILILEILTGRFPENYLTPSYDSKTNLATWVNKMVKEKKISEVFDTEMQGTKNCKGEMISLLKIGLSCCEEDAEARPELKEVVKEIEELREEDDDDDVSSTIGEVNAVISGENGFKDEESFFSR; from the exons ATGGTAATGGGCACGCACATAGCTAGGCTTGTGCGCATGCCAAATCCCTCGTTATTTCTTGCACTTGTTCTTTTCTTATCGTTGGTCCACTACACATGCGGGGCTGGTGGTGATACGGAGACTGAGAGCCTCTTGACGTTTAAGGACTCGTTAACAATCTCATCGTCTCTTAACAATTGGAATGCTTCCGTTCCACCATGTATAGGAGATATAGGGAATTGGGTTGGTGTTCTTTGCCATGACAGTAAAGTAATCGGTTTGCAACTTGAAAACATGGGTCTAGCAGGGACGGTGAATATTGAAAGTCTCGGGGCATTGCATGAATTGCGCAGTTTAAGTCTCATGAACAACAATTTTGATGGTAAATTACGTGATGTGAAGAATTTAAGTATGTTGAAGGCTTTGTATTTGTCAAACAATCGTTTTTCTGGGGAGATTTCCGATGAAGAGTTCCAAGGGATGCTATCCTTGAAGAGAGTGTTTTTGGCAAATAATGCTTTTACTGGTAAAGTTCCTAAATCGGTAACCACCTTGCCTAAGCTAGCCATTCTGAAATTGGAGGGGAACCAATTTAGTGGCGTAATACCTGAATTTTATGGGAAGGAATTGAAGGTGGTGAACCTGGCTAACAATCAATTTGAGGGGCCTATTCCTGAAAGCTTAAGCAAAATGAGTGCAAACATGTTCTCAG GGAACAAAAATCTATGCGGGCCACCTCTCAAGGCATGCGGCATGAGCCCTCCGCCTAGTTCGCCACCTAGTCCTAGCGGCCCTCCACACAGCCCCCCTGTACCCACGGTTAAAAAGTCATCGACTGCTCTAACGATTGCCCTCATTGTGGTGTCTGTAGTTTTACTGGCGATTATTGCTTTACTTGTTTTTTGTCTCGTCCGGAGGAGAGGAAGATCAATATCATCAGAGGAGGAAGCATTTGTTAATGAGTCAACTAAGCCGCCAGCAAGCGATGAAGGGGAAAAGAAAGTTCCAGAGACTTCTACTACTATTCATGTGAAAAGGTCTGAGCTAATATTCTTGAATGAGGATGTCCAAAGGTTTGATTTGCAGGATCTGTTAAGAGCCTCAGCTGAGATTCTTGGTAGTGGGAATTTTGGTGCTTCATATAAGGCTATCATAGGGAAAGGTGAAGCAGTGGTGGTGAAGAACTATAAGCAAATGAATAACGTTGGCAGGGAAGATTTCCATGAACATATGAGAAGATTAGGAAGGCTAAGCCATCAGAACCTACTACCTGTATTGGCATATTACTATAGGAAAGAGGAAAAGTTATTGGTTTCCAAGTTCGTAGTTGATGGTAGCTTGGCCAGTCACCTTCATG CCAACCGCTCTGAAGAGAAACCTGGTCTTGATTGGCAAACTCGGTTGAAGATCATAAGAGGTGTTGTGAAGGGTTTGGCATATCTCTACAACGAGCTTCCTACCCTAGTTGTTCCACACGGTCATCTGAAATCTTCCAATGTGCTCCTGGACATGAACTTCGAGCCACTTTTATGTGACTACGCATTGAGGTCGGTGATAAACCAAGAGCAAGCTCACTCGCTGATGACTGCTTACAAATCACCAGAGTATGCGATGAATGGCCGCATAAGTAGGAAAACCGATGTCTGGTGCCTGGGAATACTCATCTTGGAAATCTTAACGGGTAGGTTCCCAGAAAACTATCTGACGCCAAGTTACGACAGCAAAACGAATTTAGCGACGTGGGTGAACAAGATGGTGAAGGAGAAGAAGATCAGTGAAGTGTTCGACACGGAGATGCAAGGAACGAAGAACTGTAAAGGTGAGATGATAAGCCTATTGAAGATCGGGTTAAGTTGTTGCGAAGAAGATGCGGAGGCAAGACCAGAGCTGAAGGAAGTAGTGAAAGAGATTGAAGAGTTGAGAGAGGAAGATGATGATGACGACGTCTCTTCCACCATAGGCGAAGTGAATGCAGTTATCTCTGGGGAAAACGGTTTTAAGGATGAGGAATCCTTCTTCAGTCGTTGA